Proteins encoded within one genomic window of Macrobrachium nipponense isolate FS-2020 chromosome 9, ASM1510439v2, whole genome shotgun sequence:
- the LOC135217943 gene encoding uncharacterized protein LOC135217943 — MASFKIVLGLSLLATCVMAGGRYRGGGGGGIIGGGFGHGGGIGGGFGHGGGIGGGFGHGGGIGGGFGHGGGIGGGYGSGGGHGGGISIIPAIGGLIDSSVSYGGAGSGFGGSGFGGSGFGGHGGSFGGGHGGSFGGGSFGGGHGRPYGK; from the exons ATG GCTTCCTTCAAGATTGTACTTGGCCTTTCCCTTCTTGCTACCTGCGTCATGGCTGGTGGCAGATATAGAGGTGGAGGTGGCGGAGGGATCATTGGAGGAGGCTTCGGACATGGTGGAGGCATCGGAGGAGGCTTCGGACATGGTGGAGGCATTGGAGGAGGCTTCGGACATGGTGGAGGTATTGGAGGAGGCTTCGGGCACGGtggaggtattggaggaggataTGGATCTGGCGGAGGCCATGGAGGAGGCATTTCAATCATCCCAGCTATTGGAGGATTGATAGATTCTTCTGTGAGTTATGGAGGTGCCGGTTCAGGCTTTGGAGGTTCAGGATTTGGAGGTTCAGGATTTGGAGGCCACGGAGGTTCATTCGGTGGGGGCCACGGAGGCTCTTTCGGTGGAGGTTCCTTTGGTGGAGGCCATGGTAGGCCATAtggtaaataa